Part of the Streptomyces sp. NBC_00457 genome, GCGACGTCTTCCCGGTCCAACAGCCCCGCCCGAACGTCTCGTTCGGCGGCTCGTCGCCCGCCGCGTACGCCGCCGGTGGCGCCGAGGCGGACATCTACTGCCTGTGGGGCGAGCCCCTGGCGAAGACCGCCGAGCAGATCGAGCAGGTGAAGGCCGCAGCGAAGGTGGCGGGCCGCACCGACGTGCCCCGTATCCAGGTCGCCTTCCGCCCGATCATCGCCCCGACCGAGGAGTTGGCCTGGGAGAAGGCCCACCGCACGGTCGGCGCGATCAAGGCCCGCAAGGAGAAGGGCGAGGCGATCACCAAGCGCCACAACGGGTCGGCACAGCCTCAGAACACCGGCTCACAGCGGCTGATCGCCATCGCCGAGGCGGGGGAGCGCTACGACCGCGCCCTGTGGACCCCGACGGCCGCCGCCACTGGGGGAGCCGGCAACTCCAACGCCCTCGTCGGCACCCCGGAGACCGTGGCCCAGGCCCTCCTCGACTACTACGACCTCGGCGTCGACATCCTCTCCGCCCGCGGCTACGACCTGCTGGGCGATGCCATCGACTTCGGCCGGTACGTGATCCCGATCGTCCGCGAGGAGGTCGCCAGGCGCGACGCCGAGCGGGCGGCACGCGTGACGCAGACCCCGGCGGCGGTGAACGGATGACGTCCGCACCGGAGTTGACGGTCATCCAGGTGCCCGTCTCGGACCCCCGGGTCGAGCCCCTGCTGCGCGAACTCGGCCGCGAGTACTCCGCCCGCTACGGCAAGGACGCGCACGCCGAGATCTCCCGCTACCCCGACGA contains:
- a CDS encoding LLM class flavin-dependent oxidoreductase, with the translated sequence MPVEFLGIAATNDGSETTPRSGAAFDKDYTLRLARAHEDHGWDRVLFAYGSGSPDPAPAAAYIASRLERLQILLAHRPNVSYPTYAAKTFATLDQISEGRLTVHFITGGNDHEQGREGDTLTKDERYARTSEYIRVVKKIWTTHEPFDHEGEHYRFHDFVSDVFPVQQPRPNVSFGGSSPAAYAAGGAEADIYCLWGEPLAKTAEQIEQVKAAAKVAGRTDVPRIQVAFRPIIAPTEELAWEKAHRTVGAIKARKEKGEAITKRHNGSAQPQNTGSQRLIAIAEAGERYDRALWTPTAAATGGAGNSNALVGTPETVAQALLDYYDLGVDILSARGYDLLGDAIDFGRYVIPIVREEVARRDAERAARVTQTPAAVNG